One bacterium genomic region harbors:
- a CDS encoding DUF4215 domain-containing protein, with translation MFSIFLLFLTLYLSHVPALHAAPGDLDPSFGTGGVVIANPGIVGGFESAVALDAQGRIVVAGTLDIIENSDFLVARFNADGSLDADFGPGGPDGSGFVTTDFAGDADSGSALAIQGDGKIVVVGYSLQVLFSDFALARYHPDGSPDTDFGPDGTGQVHTDFDEPGGSSDVAQAMAIQDDGKIVAAGFSDNDFALARYNPDGSLDADFGPGGADGDGKVTTDLGSTNEGFEAVAIQPDGKIVAAGSLELANFDSAIVRYNPDGTLDPTFNPGGPVPGAVVADLNGTGLEDAVYDLALQPDGKIVVVGEADFLEYDIMVARFDSNGSLDDGFGESGVVFTDIGLDDFGESVVLQANGKILVGGSAEIGESFDDFALVRYNADGSLDTGFGDGGISTDDLGGEDNGLTDLVLQPDGKIVAAAFPFSSDTRDFAVVRYLGDPPSVICGNGVVETGEECDDGNTAGGDGCSAACADEDGEPSSGGGCSLVR, from the coding sequence ATGTTTTCCATCTTTCTGCTCTTTCTTACACTCTATCTTTCCCATGTTCCGGCCCTGCACGCCGCACCGGGGGACCTCGATCCGTCTTTCGGGACCGGCGGGGTCGTCATCGCAAACCCCGGAATTGTCGGGGGCTTTGAAAGCGCGGTGGCCTTGGACGCCCAAGGCCGGATTGTGGTCGCCGGCACGCTGGACATTATAGAAAACAGCGATTTCCTCGTGGCGCGTTTCAACGCCGACGGGAGCCTCGATGCGGATTTCGGACCAGGCGGGCCGGACGGGAGCGGTTTCGTGACGACCGATTTCGCGGGGGATGCGGATTCTGGAAGCGCCCTCGCCATCCAAGGCGACGGGAAAATCGTCGTGGTGGGATACTCGTTACAGGTCTTGTTCAGCGATTTCGCGCTGGCCCGCTACCATCCGGACGGAAGCCCGGACACGGACTTTGGGCCCGACGGAACCGGCCAGGTCCATACCGATTTTGACGAGCCGGGCGGCAGCAGTGACGTCGCCCAGGCCATGGCGATTCAGGATGACGGGAAGATCGTCGCGGCGGGATTCTCCGACAACGATTTCGCGCTGGCCCGGTACAACCCGGACGGGAGCCTGGACGCGGACTTCGGTCCCGGCGGCGCCGACGGGGACGGCAAGGTGACGACGGACTTGGGGAGCACCAACGAGGGTTTCGAAGCCGTTGCGATCCAGCCGGACGGAAAGATCGTCGCGGCGGGCAGCTTAGAATTGGCCAACTTCGATTCCGCGATCGTCCGATACAACCCGGACGGCACGTTGGACCCGACCTTCAATCCCGGGGGTCCCGTTCCCGGTGCGGTCGTCGCTGACTTGAACGGCACGGGGTTGGAGGACGCCGTTTATGATCTCGCCCTCCAACCAGATGGCAAGATCGTGGTCGTGGGGGAAGCCGATTTCCTCGAGTATGACATCATGGTCGCCCGATTTGATTCGAACGGAAGCCTGGACGACGGCTTTGGAGAAAGCGGTGTGGTCTTTACCGACATCGGCTTGGACGACTTCGGGGAGTCGGTCGTCCTCCAGGCGAACGGGAAGATCCTCGTGGGAGGCTCCGCGGAGATCGGAGAGAGTTTCGACGACTTTGCGCTCGTCCGCTACAACGCCGACGGAAGCCTTGATACCGGCTTCGGGGACGGCGGGATCAGCACGGACGATCTTGGGGGGGAGGACAACGGCCTTACGGATTTGGTGCTGCAACCCGACGGGAAGATCGTCGCCGCAGCGTTTCCGTTTTCCAGCGACACCCGCGACTTCGCCGTGGTCCGTTATTTGGGGGATCCGCCTTCCGTGATCTGCGGCAACGGCGTCGTCGAGACCGGCGAGGAATGCGACGACGGCAACACCGCCGGCGGCGACGGCTGCAGCGCGGCGTGCGCGGATGAGGACGGCGAGCCGTCCTCGGGCGGCGGCTGCAGCCTCGTGCGGTAG